Proteins from a single region of Echeneis naucrates chromosome 14, fEcheNa1.1, whole genome shotgun sequence:
- the kctd7 gene encoding BTB/POZ domain-containing protein KCTD7 isoform X1, translating into MQQNGSSGSSGPDGCGRERQPLSFSPLPAAATTRVRRFIQERRTLPLPRVMVVFSAAGDAEKPSDAMSGSDSAEDEFRKPASPSPSLALSKPLRASLGAAEQEFPEVISLNVGGMYFTTRLSTLRRYEDTMLAAMFSGRHYIPRDAEGRYFIDRDGTYFGFKIEPDCYIKAELFQVGFMRDRVRAVHREAEYYAIGPLLDSLEEIQPLTGEKVRQAFLDLLPYYKDNLERIVEIAKLRAMQKKARFAKLKICVYKEEMPITPYERPLFNSLRFERSDSEAKLFEHHCEVDVSFGPWEAVADVYDLLHCIVSDLAERGITAEQQCIGVCDKHLINHYYCKRPIYEFKITWW; encoded by the exons ATGCAGCAGAATGGCTCGAGCGGGTCCAGCGGTCCTGATGGCTGCGGCAGGGAGCGCCAGCCCCTGTCCTTCAGCCCGCTGcccgccgccgccaccacccGGGTGAGGCGCTTCATCCAGGAGAGGCGGACGCTGCCCTTACCCAGAGTGATGGTGGTATTCTCGGCCGCGGGCGACGCCGAGAAACCGAGCGATGCCATGTCCGGCTCGGACTCTGCGGAGGACGAGTTCCGAAAGCCGGCCTCCCCTTCGCCGAGCCTCGCCCTCAGCAAGCCGCTCCGCGCATCGCTCGGCGCCGCGGAGCAGGAG TTTCCAGAAGTCATCTCACTGAACGTTGGAGGCATGTACTTCACCACTCGCCTGTCCACATTGCGGCGATATGAGGACACCATGTTAGCTGCCATGTTCAGCGGGCGGCATTACATCCCACGTGATGCTGAAGGACGCTACTTCATCGATAGGGATGGAACCTATTTTGG TTTTAAAATAGAGCCAGACTGCTACATCAAAGCAGAGCTGTTTCAAGTTGGATTCATGAG GGACCGAGTGAGAGCAGTGCACAGAGAGGCTGAGTACTACGCCATTGGCCCGCTGCTGGACAGCCTGGAGGAAATTCAACCGCTCACAGGAGAGAAAGTGCGACAAGCTTTCCTCGATCTGTTGCCCTACTACAAAG ACAACCTGGAGCGCATTGTGGAGATTGCCAAACTGAGGGCAATGCAGAAGAAGGCAAGATTTGCCAAGCTGAAAATCTGTGTCTACAAGGAGGAGATGCCAATCACGCCATATGAGCGTCCCCTTTTTAACTCTCTGCGCTTTGAACGCTCTGACAGTGAGGCCAAGCTCTTTGAGCATCACTGCGAAGTGGATGTTTCCTTTGGACCTTGGGAGGCAGTGGCAGATGTCTATGACCTGTTGCACTGCATCGTCAGTGACCTGGCCGAGCGCGGCATTACTGCCGAGCAGCAGTGCATTGGTGTCTGTGACAAGCACCTCATCAACCATTACTACTGCAAGAGACCCATATACGAGTTTAAGATCACATGGTGGTGA
- the kctd7 gene encoding BTB/POZ domain-containing protein KCTD7 isoform X2 — protein MQQNGSSGSSGPDGCGRERQPLSFSPLPAAATTRVRRFIQERRTLPLPRVMVVFSAAGDAEKPSDAMSGSDSAEDEFRKPASPSPSLALSKPLRASLGAAEQEFPEVISLNVGGMYFTTRLSTLRRYEDTMLAAMFSGRHYIPRDAEGRYFIDRDGTYFGDILNFLREAELPHRDRVRAVHREAEYYAIGPLLDSLEEIQPLTGEKVRQAFLDLLPYYKDNLERIVEIAKLRAMQKKARFAKLKICVYKEEMPITPYERPLFNSLRFERSDSEAKLFEHHCEVDVSFGPWEAVADVYDLLHCIVSDLAERGITAEQQCIGVCDKHLINHYYCKRPIYEFKITWW, from the exons ATGCAGCAGAATGGCTCGAGCGGGTCCAGCGGTCCTGATGGCTGCGGCAGGGAGCGCCAGCCCCTGTCCTTCAGCCCGCTGcccgccgccgccaccacccGGGTGAGGCGCTTCATCCAGGAGAGGCGGACGCTGCCCTTACCCAGAGTGATGGTGGTATTCTCGGCCGCGGGCGACGCCGAGAAACCGAGCGATGCCATGTCCGGCTCGGACTCTGCGGAGGACGAGTTCCGAAAGCCGGCCTCCCCTTCGCCGAGCCTCGCCCTCAGCAAGCCGCTCCGCGCATCGCTCGGCGCCGCGGAGCAGGAG TTTCCAGAAGTCATCTCACTGAACGTTGGAGGCATGTACTTCACCACTCGCCTGTCCACATTGCGGCGATATGAGGACACCATGTTAGCTGCCATGTTCAGCGGGCGGCATTACATCCCACGTGATGCTGAAGGACGCTACTTCATCGATAGGGATGGAACCTATTTTGG GGACATCCTGAACTTTCTCAGAGAAGCTGAGCTTCCCCACAGGGACCGAGTGAGAGCAGTGCACAGAGAGGCTGAGTACTACGCCATTGGCCCGCTGCTGGACAGCCTGGAGGAAATTCAACCGCTCACAGGAGAGAAAGTGCGACAAGCTTTCCTCGATCTGTTGCCCTACTACAAAG ACAACCTGGAGCGCATTGTGGAGATTGCCAAACTGAGGGCAATGCAGAAGAAGGCAAGATTTGCCAAGCTGAAAATCTGTGTCTACAAGGAGGAGATGCCAATCACGCCATATGAGCGTCCCCTTTTTAACTCTCTGCGCTTTGAACGCTCTGACAGTGAGGCCAAGCTCTTTGAGCATCACTGCGAAGTGGATGTTTCCTTTGGACCTTGGGAGGCAGTGGCAGATGTCTATGACCTGTTGCACTGCATCGTCAGTGACCTGGCCGAGCGCGGCATTACTGCCGAGCAGCAGTGCATTGGTGTCTGTGACAAGCACCTCATCAACCATTACTACTGCAAGAGACCCATATACGAGTTTAAGATCACATGGTGGTGA